A DNA window from Ranitomeya imitator isolate aRanImi1 chromosome 2, aRanImi1.pri, whole genome shotgun sequence contains the following coding sequences:
- the LOC138667791 gene encoding calcium homeostasis modulator protein 3-like, translating into MDRFKMIFQYFQSNSESVMNGICALLALASVKIYNSLDFNCPCLPRYNMIYGMGIMFVPPVALFLCGLIVNRQSVIMMEEWMRPTGGRRKDLAIVKYMCTSVFTRAMVAPVVWILTTLLDGNCFVCAFSGSVDPDKFPGFANNTSPELQILLYKVPCKEDVLIRNNTSRKAVSRYLKCWSQALGWSILLFLIILAFLARTLKPCFDQTSFLQTRYWSNYIDIEQKIFDETCCEHARDFARKCILHFFQSMHSEMRVARMIKKKEEEKEEVDHLHGITDHEQVNKLLKSWYQSKPPLSINLPTHRQHVKGKSNGCCMDDNNSKQTDV; encoded by the exons ATGGATCGCTTTAAAATGATATTTCAGTACTTCCAGTCAAACTCAGAGTCGGTGATGAATGGGATTTGCGCACTTTTAGCTCTGGCCAGTGTTAAAATCTACAATTCACTAGATTTTAATTGCCCATGTCTTCCCAGATACAACATGATATATGGCATGGGAATTATGTTTGTGCCTCCAGTCGCCCTTTTTCTTTGTGGTCTTATAGTGAACAGACAATCGGTGATTATGATGGAAGAGTGGATGAGACCCACAGGCGGGAGAAGAAAAGATTTGGCGATTGTAAA ATACATGTGTACTTCCGTCTTCACACGCGCCATGGTTGCCCCTGTTGTCTGGATTCTGACGACACTCTTGGATGGAAATTGTTTTGTCTGTGCTTTTAGCGGCTCCGTGGACCCTGACAAATTCCCAGGCTTTGCAAATAACACTTCACCAGAATTGCAGATCCTGCTCTACAAGGTGCCTTGTAAGGAAGACGTCTTGATCAGGAACAACACTTCAAGAAAAGCTGTTTCAAGATACTTGAAATGCTGGTCACAG GCTTTAGGGTGGAGTATCCTGTTGTTCCTTATTATCTTGGCATTCCTTGCCCGAACCCTTAAACCCTGCTTTGATCAAACATCTTTTCTACAAACTCGCTACTGGAGTAACTACATCGATATCGAGCAGAAGATCTTTGATGAGACTTGCTGTGAACACGCAAGAGATTTTGCCCGTAAATGCATTCTCCATTTCTTCCAAAGCATGCACAGTGAGATGAGGGTCGCTCGCATGAtaaagaagaaagaggaggagaaggaggaggtggacCACCTCCATGGCATCACAGACCATGAGCAAGTGAACAAACTCTTAAAGTCTTGGTACCAAAGTAAACCCCCACTGTCTATAAATCTACCAACTCATCGGCAACATGTCAAAGGAAAAAGCAACGGCTGCTGCATGGATGATAACAACAGCAAACAAACAGATGTGTAA